One Acidimicrobiales bacterium DNA window includes the following coding sequences:
- a CDS encoding maleylpyruvate isomerase family mycothiol-dependent enzyme, whose product MTLPRETVVSGLVEELVGFDALIRPLRAEEWSTPTRCSGWTVADVAAHVVGTAADIAAGRANLLTEPDRPDRQAQERAGRSPEELADELVAAGKVLADIASGLDDAAWAGPPPVEVPGTLGMAVEGIWYDAYVHADDIRDALGRPSEHGPGLRAAVSHVVDLLSDRDWGPATLRLDGMDPVAVGGGGPEVRGDPLMFVLVATGRAHPIELGLDQTVNLYA is encoded by the coding sequence GTGACCCTTCCGCGCGAGACCGTGGTCTCCGGCCTGGTCGAGGAGCTGGTCGGCTTCGATGCCCTGATCCGGCCCCTGAGGGCCGAGGAGTGGTCGACGCCGACCCGCTGCTCAGGCTGGACGGTGGCCGACGTGGCAGCCCACGTGGTGGGCACGGCGGCCGACATCGCCGCCGGCCGAGCCAACCTGCTGACCGAGCCCGACCGTCCCGATCGCCAGGCCCAGGAACGGGCCGGGCGCTCTCCCGAGGAGCTGGCCGACGAGCTGGTGGCGGCGGGCAAGGTCCTCGCCGACATCGCCTCCGGCCTGGACGACGCCGCCTGGGCCGGGCCTCCCCCCGTGGAGGTGCCGGGCACGCTCGGAATGGCCGTCGAGGGCATCTGGTACGACGCCTACGTCCATGCCGACGACATCCGCGACGCCCTGGGCCGGCCGAGCGAGCACGGGCCGGGACTGCGGGCGGCGGTCTCCCACGTCGTCGACCTGCTGTCCGACCGGGACTGGGGCCCGGCGACCCTGCGGCTCGACGGGATGGATCCCGTCGCGGTGGGCGGCGGGGGCCCCGAGGTCCGGGGCGACCCGCTGATGTTCGTGCTCGTGGCGACCGGGCGCGCCCACCCCATCGAGCTCGGTCTGGACCAGACCGTCAACCTCTACGCCTGA